A single region of the Populus nigra chromosome 2, ddPopNigr1.1, whole genome shotgun sequence genome encodes:
- the LOC133681797 gene encoding homeobox-DDT domain protein RLT3, giving the protein MKRKSPLQLQALLKFYAEDKYPSQRAMEDLAAVSNLTFKQVRGWFIEKRRSEKSKNELIEPPRLTKKLSVFKGRKGAAVASDARKMLKQLELSASTTDKLNKPSSSKYKHAPSEVQGRIGKRKKKLVLIQDLLTSDYILGKIFRKDGPPLGLEFDSLPTRAFHGCEDSRNSHPAHQENQRANKRGKVSMCAAFDDQNCNESAPVKKHGMGKGLMTVWRVTNPDGGDFPTGIHCGGSQITVTPQISTPVPRKQPLQKKKRRPPVSSLVKQRMLQKELQEKRKPSVKRREVESKRDEIQKQSFREKCELALERLMNQERLNQFAMLVDDEELELRELRAGLTCTEHFAANRLYGCSLCKDLLVKFPPNSVKLKQPFAMQPWDSSPEAVKKLFKVFHFLYTYSVTVDICPFTLDELAQAFHDKDSFLLGKIHVALLKLLLSDVETEISSGLLPHLSISCKFLALLHSVEDQEFVVDFWKNSLNPLTWTEILCQVLIAAGFGSKQGGFRREVLSKEMSLMVKYGLHPGTLKGELFQLLSVQGNNGLKVSDLAKSSQIVELNLAGTTDELELLICSTLSSDITLFEKISSSTFRLRINTLAKEASGFQSDTEDSGIVHEDFHDNGASSSSNSDCDSENSSPRNLKLIDYPKRKNKMLTFENEIDESRPGEVWLLGLMEGEYSDLSIEEKLNGLVALIDLVSAGSSIRLEDLAKPTVESVPNIYHHGSGAKIKRSSSMKDNVPRPSWVHAGQINDTKEAYTSSKFFPVDSSVLFSKFDGKDKLSGKEKETEGTGLEINLHPMQSIFLGSDRRYNRYWLFLGPCNSYDPGHKRVYFESSEDGHWEVIDTEEALRALLSVLDDRGRREALLIESLEKRETFLCQEMSSKMVNDSGVGYFTQSDQSELETVREDSSSPVSDVDNNLTLTDIANDSLPPMSAIVLETGKKGKEENQKWNRLRQFDTWIWNCFYCDLNAVKRSKRSYLESLRRCETCHDLYWRDEKHCKICHTTFELDFDLEERYAIHSATCRQKEDNVMCPKHKVLSSKLQSLKAAVYAIETVMPEDALVGAWTKSAHRLWVRRLRRTSSLAELLQVVADFVAAINEDWLCQCNLAQGSSTYMEEIITCFPTMPQTSSALALWLMKLDELISPYLEKI; this is encoded by the exons AGGATAAGTATCCTTCGCAAAGGGCCATGGAAGACCTTGCTGCGGTCTCGAACTTGACATTCAAGCAGGTTCGCGGATGGTTTATCGAGAAAAGGAGGagtgaaaaaagcaaaaatgaaTTGATTGAACCACCACGTTTGACCAAGAAACTGTCAGTTTTCAAAGGAAGAAAGGGAGCTGCAGTTGCTTCTGATGCTAGAAAAATGCTTAAACAGTTGGAGCTGTCTGCTAGTACTACAGATAAGTTGAACAAACCTTCATCTTCAAAGTACAAACATGCACCTTCAGAGGTTCAGGGTAGGATAGgcaagaggaagaagaagttgGTGCTCATTCAGGATTTGCTGACTTCTGATTATATTCTGGGGAAGATATTTCGCAAAGATGGTCCTCCCCTTGGTTTGGAGTTTGATTCTCTTCCTACTAGAGCATTTCATGGTTGTGAAG ATTCCAGAAATTCTCATCCTGCTCACCAAGAGAACCAAAGAGCAAACAAAAGGGGAAAG GTATCCATGTGTGCTGCTTTTGATGATCAAAATTGCAACGAGAGTGCTCCAGTGAAGAAACATGGTATGGGGAAGGGTTTGATGACAGTATGGCGAGTAACAAATCCTGATGGTGGAGATTTTCCCACTGGCATTCATTGTGGTGGCTCTCAAATAACTGTTACACCTCAAATATCAACTCCCGTGCCACGGAAGCAGCCTCTTCAAAAAAAGAAGCGAAGACCGCCAGTGTCTTCTCTAGTT AAACAGAGAATGCTGCAAAAAGAATTACAGGAGAAGAGGAAGCCTTCTGTTAAAAGGAGGGAG GTGGAATCTAAAAGAGATGAGATCCAGAAACAGTCCTTCAGGGAAAAATGTGAACTCGCTCTGGAAAGGTTAATGAATCAGGAACGCCTTAATCAATTTGCTATGCTAGTGGATGATGAAGAGCTAGAGCTGAGAGAGTTACGAGCTGGACTAACATGTACGGAACACTTTGCGGCAAACAGACTCTATGGCTGTTCCCTTTGTAAAG ATTTGCTGGTGAAATTTCCTCCAAATTCTGTGAAGTTGAAGCAACCATTTGCTATGCAGCCTTGGGATTCTTCTCCAGAGGCTGTCAAGAAACTATTTAAG gtctttcattttctttacacCTATTCTGTTACAGTTGATATATGCCCATTCACTCTTGATGAGCTGGCTCAAGCATTCCATGATAAG GATTCCTTTTTACTTGGAAAAATTCATGTGGCCCTTCTGAAGCTTCTTTTATCTGATGTCGAAACAGAGATCAGTAGTGGACTCCTCCCTCATTTGAGCATATCTTGCAAGTTTCTCGCACTCCTTCACTCA GTTGAAGATCAAGAATTTGTTGTGGATTTCTGGAAAAATTCTCTCAACCCTCTAACATGGACTGAAATACTGTGTCAAGTTTTGATTGCAGCTGGTTTTGGTTCAAAGCAAGGTGGATTTCGTAGGGAAGTCCTCAGCAAG GAGATGAGCCTTATGGTGAAGTATGGCCTACATCCTGGAACTCTTAAAGGTGAACTATTTCAACTTCTGTCAGTTCAAGGAAATAATGGATTGAAAGTTTCTGACCTGGCCAAGTCTTCTCAA ATCGTGGAATTAAATCTTGCTGGCACAACTGATGAGCTGGAGCTTTTGATCTGCTCAACTCTTTCAAGCGATATCACTTTATTTGAAAAGATTTCATCATCTACTTTTCGTTTGCGAATCAATACTCTTGCAAAGGAAGCCAGTGGTTTTCAATCAGATACCGAGGACTCCGGAATTGTTCACGAAGACTTCCATGATAATGGTGCATCTAGCAGCAGCAATTCTGATTGTGATTCAGAAAATTCTAGTCCAAGAAATCTTAAGCTTATTGACTatcccaaaagaaaaaacaagatgctTACatttgagaatgaaattgatgaGAGCCGTCCAGGAGAAGTGTGGTTGTTAGGACTAATGGAAGGTGAATATTCAGATCTAAGcattgaagaaaaattgaatGGATTGGTGGCATTGATTGATCTTGTCAGTGCTGGGTCCAGTATAAGATTGGAG GATCTAGCAAAACCTACCGTTGAATCTGTTCCTAACATATACCACCATGGTTCCggagcaaaaataaaaagatcatcATCAATGAAAGATAACGTGCCCAGGCCATCCTGGGTCCATGCTGGGCAAATAAATGACACAAAAGAAGCGTACACATCATCCAAGTTTTTCCCTGTTGATTCTTCAGTGTTATTCTCAAAGTTTGATGGCAAGGATAAACTTTCTGGCAAAGAGAAAGAGACAGAAGGGACGGGACTTGAGATCAATTTGCACCCAATGCAATCCATCTTTTTAGGGTCTGATCGTAGGTACAATAGGTACTGGCTTTTCTTGGGCCCATGTAACTCATATGACCCCGGCCATAAGAGAGTCTATTTTGAATCTTCTGAAGACGGTCACTGGGAAGTGATTGATACTGAAGAG GCTTTGCGTGCCTTATTGTCAGTTTTAGACGACAGAGGAAGACGGGAGGCCCTCCTAATTGAATCTTTGGAGAAAAGGGAAACTTTTCTCTGCCAAGAAATGTCAAGTAAGATGGTAAATGATTCTGGAGTTGGGTACTTCACACAATCAGACCAGTCTGAGCTGGAAACAGTTAGAGAAGACAGTTCTTCTCCAGTGTCTGATGTAGACAACAACCTAACCCTTACTGACATTGCAAATGATTCTTTGCCGCCAATGAGTGCAATAGTTCTTGAAACAGGAAAGAAGGGGAAAGAAGAAAACCAGAAATGGAACCGTCTCCGACAGTTTGATACCTGGATATGGAATTGCTTTTACTGTGATCTTAATGCAGTAAAACGAAGTAAAAGGTCATATCTTGAATCACTTAGAAGATGTGAAACTTGTCATGACTTGTACTGGAGAGATGAGAAGCATTGCAAGATCTGTCATACAACATTTGAGCTTGATTTTGATCTCGAGGAAAGATATGCCATCCATTCAGCTACTTGTAGACAGAAAGAGGACAACGTGATGTGTCCAAAGCATAAAGTTCTCTCATCAAAGTTGCAATCACTGAAAGCTGCAGTTTATGCAATTGAG ACTGTTATGCCGGAAGATGCCTTGGTGGGTGCCTGGACAAAATCTGCTCATAGGTTATGGGTCAGACGGCTTAGACGCACATCTTCTTTGGCTGAACTTTTGcag GTAGTTGCTGATTTTGTTGCTGCAATTAATGAGGATTGGCTGTGTCAATGCAATCTTGCTCAAGGTTCCAGTACTTACATGGAAGAAATCATCACATGCTTTCCTACTATGCCTCAAACATCATCTGCACTTGCACTTTGGTTGATGAAGTTGGATGAATTAATTTCTCCATATTTGGAAAAGATTTGA
- the LOC133681798 gene encoding glyoxylate/succinic semialdehyde reductase 1 — translation MEVGFLGLGIMGKAMSMNLLKNGFKVTVWNRTLSKCNELVEFGASIGETPAQVVKKCRLTIAMLSDPAAALSVVFDKDGVLEQIDSGKGYIDMSTVDPETSSKISQAITSKGGAFLEAPVSGSKQPAETGQLVILAAGDKGLYEESIPAFDVLGKKSFFLGQVGNGAKMKLVVNMIMGSMMNAFSEGLVLSERSGLNPHDLLDILDLGAIANPMFRGKGPAMLKSNHSPAFPLKHQQKDMRLALALGDENAVSMPVAAAANESFKKARSMGLGDLDFSAVHEILKMTKD, via the exons atggagGTAGGGTTCTTGGGGTTAGGGATAATGGGAAAGGCCATGTCCATGAATTTACTTAAAAATGGCTTCAAGGTCACTGTCTGGAACAGGACGCTCTCCAAG TGTAATGAACTGGTGGAGTTTGGTGCATCAATTGGAGAAACCCCTGCACAAGTAGTCAAGAAATGCAGGCTTACTATTGCTATGTTGTCGGATCCTGCCGCGGCTCTTTCG GTGGTTTTTGATAAAGATGGTGTACTTGAGCAAATTGACAGCGGAAAAGGTTATATTGACATGTCCACGGTTGATCCAGAAACATCTTCCAAGATCAGCCAG GCAATTACATCAAAGGGCGGTGCTTTCCTTGAGGCTCCTGTGTCAGGTAGCAAGCAGCCTGCAGAAACTGGTCAACTTGTAATCCTTGCTGCTGGGGATAAG ggGTTGTATGAGGAATCAATTCCAGCTTTTGATGTTTTGGGGAAGAAGTCTTTCTTCTTGGGGCAAGTCGGAAATGGAGCAAAAATGAAACTCGTGGTCAACATGATAATGGGCAG TATGATGAATGCATTTTCTGAGGGACTGGTGCTGTCAGAAAGGAGTGGACTCAACCCACATGATCTTCTTGATATCTTG GATCTTGGTGCAATAGCTAATCCAATGTTCAGGGGAAAAGGACCAGCTATGCTCAAGAGTAATCACTCCCCTGCATTTCCTCTGAAACATCAGCAAAAGGACATGCGGTTGGCTCTAGCTCTTGGGGATGAAAATGCTGTGTCAATGCCAGTAGCAGCGGCAGCAAATGAG TCTTTCAAGAAGGCCAGAAGCATGGGATTGGGGGACCTAGACTTTTCAGCTGTGCATGAGATTCTGAAGATGACCAAGGATTAA